From the Hemicordylus capensis ecotype Gifberg chromosome 1, rHemCap1.1.pri, whole genome shotgun sequence genome, the window CATTAGGAAAGCATTAAAAACCTCCTGTTCTACCAAAATAAACTATTTGAGATAAAGTTTCATTTTAATACAATGCAAATAGCAACGATCCTAGCATAACAGAATAAAGCTAGTATATATAATGGTGTGGATCCATAATCAAAATATCAAGTAGTGCTGAAGAATATCAAAAATGTGGTAAAAGAAActttctttgcttttttaaaaaaggctacgATATCTATCCAAGGAATGATTCACAACTAGAAACTCATGAGTACTAACCTTGTATTTCTCATTATGCGAGTGACTTTTCACATGTTGTTCTGCTGAAATCTGGTCTCCAAAAAATTCATGGCAGAGCTGGCAGAAATATCCAGTGACTGGGATTAGAAATTCAGAACCTGAAATGCCcccccacaaaacaaaacatcacatGAAAGCCCACTGTTTTTAACCAAACGCAATTGCAACAAAAAATTGTATCACTTACACAAGCTATTTAGCTATTTAAGTCATGTCCTCCTTAACACAGTGTTTTTGCAACATTTCTTACAGTTCAAATATGAATTGCTACTGTTGCTTTTTCATTCATATGCAGAACAATTTATGCCAACCAATACAATAACTGTTGGAAACTTGCTGCAAAATGAGGTGGCCTTTTTGCCCAATGTCACAATCTCATCAGTGAGGCTAATGATCTGGTGTCTTTACTACAAGCTACCTAGCATCATAATCGCCTTCAGGAAGTTTGTTTTGAGAAGCTAAAGGAAGGAAAATGACAACATACCTTTGGCAGGAAGAGGTATTTTATCAGTGCGTTTCATCAGGTCCTGCTTTGCTTCAGTTTGAGTCTTTGTAGCCCAAGGTCTATTGTATGGATCCAGAGTCTATTTGCAGAATAACAGAAGATCAGAGACTGATATATTAAGAAGAGTTATGCTTTCCTATCAGTGTTTTATATCAGTTCAAACAACTGAGAAACCAACATATATTCAATAACTATTCTTTTTTCTACTTTAGCTTACTATAAAAATACATCTGAAAAGCTAACAATATACCAATTAGGCATGAGACTCAAGTGTCTCACACATGGATAATCAAACCAAAATGAAGCTGTGATTTAAAAGTACTTTGTCTCAGACgggcaaccaaccaaccaggtTTGAGACAATTACTCCAAAAATAAATTATTAGTGAGCCTCCAAAGTGCTTTTTTGCTCTTAGGAGCAACTGATTTTGTACATCACAAAACAGGCCACACAACCTCTAATTTCTCAAAGTTTTAGACTTTGTGAgagagttcattattccaaagtGAGAATAGTGTGTCTCTGGTCAGAGACAGCGTTTATATTTATAAATTCAGTTTATTTTAAATTACAACACGCTTGGTGGCCAGAGTCAAAACTTTAGACCTGTGCTTTGAAAATACTTGATTATTATAGCTTATACTAGCAAATGAAAGCTGCTTAATGGGAAACTGATGGCTGGACACATACCTGTCTGTGCTTCTTATTATGCATGTGCGTGAAGAAATCAAACATGGTTCCGCAGGTAGCATTACAATCCTTGCACCAATGATTCCCTGTGTCGTAATAGTCATAAATATTGGCCAATTGGAAATGTTGTTTGGATGGTTGTAAAGATTCTGTAGGTTTGGGGCTCTTACCCTTGGGCTTGTCATTAGATGTTTTTGGTTCCTAAGTTGAACAAAAGGAAACATTTCTAAGCCAGAGAATGACTGTCAATGCCTCAGAACCAGCCTCTAGTAGAGACCTCACAAAATATATGTAACTATATATCACCTGCTTGTCAATGCCCAGGATAATTCCACCGTTTCAGTGAGCTGGCATTGCCGACTCAGATGTTGTTCAGTCAACAGGAAAGAGCTTCCAATGAGACTCAGATGCGTTGGCTAGACAGCAGGTATGTAAGTGATCAAGGAATGGAATGTACATCCCATAAAGTACATGTAGGGGTGTGCGCATGTATGTGTGTTCCCAATCCCCTGCCATACTGCGGACAACCCTCAAAGTAAATTTAACAGAAGATGGAGTAAGAAGAACCCACTGCTTAACATAACTAGCATATAATATGTTTTAGAGGGCTGCTCTTCAATGTCTGCTCACAAATTCTTTAATACATCACAAATCTTCTGAAAAGCCATTCGGTATGCACCCTATTTCCAGTGTATTCGTTATGTCTTGACAAAAGACAAGTGCTTTAAGTTCCAAGCTATCTCTGAAGGAAGCATGCAGCAGAATAATCCGGGTACCAAACCTTGAAACTGGTTTTAGAAGTGCCAGAACATTACACTTCCCATGTATAAGAAACAGGATCAGCTTTATCATGCTGTTCACACTTTTGGTTCCATAGAAACTTAATATATGTGATTCAAAAGCACCCTGTATTAGATCACATCCCTCTAGCACAGGGTTTTCTCATTCACtgcagagggaggagaaggacTGGCACAAGAGGGAGGTGCCTCCCAGTTTAGCTGGTAGCTAAAATCTTTCTGCAAAGTGAGACTGCCTCCTAGAGGATAGATTGGAGAGCACCAGAGTGCCTGGACCATGGGAGAGACCAAGAAAGGAGAATGAGAGTGTGCAGTGTTCAAGATAGGTCTCCCTACAGCAGGAGTgcacaaacttggccctccagatgttgctgaactacaactcccatcatcatcagccACATTATGGCTGTGTATGATGGGAGTAGCAGTTCCACAAcctctggagggccaagtttgcccacccctgtcctaGAGAGACAAAATAGCTGTAGGGGAAGCATGTACTGTTCCACAACCTTTCAATTCATTGTAAAAACTTACTGGATCAGAGGACAAAGTATCAACATACATTCCCTAAATACCAATCAACATACAGTGCATGGCTTTCTGATGAATGTTTGGGCCAGTGAAGATCTCTGTGTTTGTCTTAGGTGGTGTGGACACATCCCACTGGGACCTCTTCCTTGAGAATGTTTAAAAATGCCATGACATAATCTTCAGAATAACTTTGCTTTCTATCATTTAAGAGGTCACACCTCTAGCCTTTTCCATCCTGTCTCACTTTAAGTACAAGAAAATATGCATCTTAAGAAATACCATTTCCATGCCAAAATgttgtgggggaagaaaaagaacatcCTTATGTGAATATACTTCTACTCCCCTTAAGTGTTCACTTTTAGAATGCAATAAAGATTAGCACCTCATTTCCATTATAGTTTTATGACTTCCCTGTTGTAGCTGTAGAGTGTGTGCCACTACATGCTTGGGATCAGCAACAAGAAATACATGCAATTTGTCTCATTCTAGATATCAAATCAGAAAAAGCCACAACTCCttccctttttaatttatttttattaaaaaattcAAGTGAAATAATCCTACACTTGCAGGATTTTGCAGGTCCATATGAAAATTCTGATACCAGAACCTGCCTCCTAAAGCAGAAAATTCCAACTCAAAGGGGAAAAGAAAACCATAGTATTGTATAATACAGAATACAAACAACAAAACAGATTGGAATGTATCACATTCTACACTTCAGCACTATgtagaatttctctctcttatGCATTTTCTTAGTCTAAAGAGGAGACTAAGGTTATATTATGAAAATCCAGTTTTCAGTAACTTCTATTACTGAATTTCTGAGGATTTCTAAGCCTAGACTATACAGAAAAGAACCTGAAATGAACAATACAACCTACATGCAACACTGTATGGCCTTTGTAAAATGCTTGGCATCCGAGTTATAGACATATTCTGAAACTCTATCACCTCCTTGCAGGAGGTCAGAAAGAGTAAGAACACCCTTAAAATCAACCCTTAAAATGTGGAGAAATGTTTGAAGGTCAAAGGTCCTCAAAGTCACATCAACATGAATGATGTCAAGCAAATGACAGTTTAATAAGTTTAATTTATAAGGAGTGCATAGTAATAAATGTCTTCTGAACACCCTCCTTTTTCCTACAGTGTTAGCATCAGCACCTAGAATTTTACCTTGATTGAGCTGGAAGTTTTCTCCTGACTTTTTGCATTTTCTGACTTGTTTTTTTCTGAAGTGTCTTTATTTTCTGTAGATTGTTTCCTGGATTTCTCAAAAATGTTAATCCCCAGGATCTGAGCTACTTTGTCTAGCTCGGATTGTTTTTTCTCTGCTgcttcagcatttgtctgcagctGAGCAATTTCCTTCACAATGTTCTCTTGCAGTCGGTTCACTTCCACTAGCAAGGGGTCTTTGTGTCCATCCTTCTCCCTACGTTTCTTCCGCAGCATCTCTCCTGAGCCAGTCAAAGTGGTGAAGGAGAAGCACAAGAAAATCATGTCAGCCCATGAAAGACTATTTTAggtaaataaaatgattaaaaataccATTTTGTTAGACCCACATGACAGAAGCTGCATGTATATGGCCAAATGCAGAAATCAGTAGATCTGTCTACAGTGGTATAGACATACATTAACTATTTAGGACAACACTGTAGGATGCCTAGGATAGAAAAGGTGCAAAAAATAATCCCACTCTTTTTATCAGATGGTGCAGCACCCAACATCACCACTAGAGAGCATCCCAGGGAAAGGGGAAACCTAAAATGAGAGAAAGCAGTACCTTGTTGTTTGGAAAGTCTATCTAACTCTGTCTTAAGATACTGCAGTTTCTTCTGTCGTGCTTCTTGTTCAGCCTtcaatttctctctttcttctattACCTAGAAAGGGTGTGAAGGGGGGGGAAAGGCATTAAAATGCTCCCTTTCACCAACAGTCAAAGCAACCCTGCAAGAACCACTGTCACTTCCAATCCACCTTCCAGAATCCAAATCACTCCAACCATCATTTCTCCATACTCTTTGGATTAATATTTAATGCACTCTTAACAGAGCAGAACTCATTTCTTCTGTGCTGTATCTGTGTTGATTTTTCAAACAAAAAGCACAACCAATTCCTTTTACAGTAAACTATACACTTCTGTGAAAAAATTGTCCTCTGTTCTTTAAACTGTTCTTTAAACTGTGTTGTAACTAACCCTAAGTATGTGTAAATGAAATGATCATATATTATTCTCCAGTTTatccctgcctccatttccctccccttccttggtTGTTGCTCTTACGTCAGTGTGTAAATAGTGAACTTTTCAGGACAGAGACTTGTCTTCTAATTCTTTGTAAAATGCCATGCATGCagatggcactatataaataaataagtcataaTAAATTCTATAGCTCAAATAAtaagaggaggagacaggcatCACTTGACAGACCAATTAGATTGAAGTGCGCCTAATTGTTGGATTATGGCCAGGTGAACTTTAAGTATCCTTTAGTCTAGAAGtattttcctttttccttggTAAATTTAGTAGTTTACAATTGATTACATGTTTCTCCTAACTCTTTAATGGAGTTAATGCATGTTACTCCTTAAAATGCAGTAGTATAAGATATTAGAGGTACATCCTAGTAAAAAAAAACTACAATGGCAAATACAAAATATGCTCTGAAAGCCTGTATTAACATCAACATTGTAAAATGGCAAAATTCTACATGAAGTAGTATAATCCTAAACCAGGGATCaattacacttacacacacacccctacctaattATGGGTCAGAGAAATTATAGGTTATAGCaaatgtattatgtatttttaaactaCTACTGTACTTACTACTCTACTAAGCATGTTTATAAGGAGATAATTCAattatccacctcactagccacaTTACAGGCAAATGTTCTGATACACTGAAAGGAGTAATGTCATCAGAATGAAAAATAGACACAGATATTCAGCACTGTTATGCCTTTAGATTATGCTACAATATTTTAGTGTTGTAAGGAAATAATTATCAAAACAAGTTTAAACTACTCACCTTTTGCTTCTGCGAAGCTCGGTTTTTTTCATCAGATATTCTTTCTGTGCTACTTTTGAAAGAAGGCTGAGGATGCTGAGGGGGCAATCTGGAGTAAGCAGTTATAGTGGGAATTTGCATGTGTACAGAGTCTTCTTTTTTGGATTCAGGAGCTTGTCTGTGGAAACTGTCCACAACTGGGATCTTTTCTGTGGAAACTGTCTCAATAACTCTGAGGTTTGGTCGTTTAGAATTTGGTGGCATTGTCAGCGTGACAAGCCCTTGTACATCTGAAAGTGCAGGCTCAGCCTGCTGGGGAGGAGCATACATGGGCCAGCCAGAAGCTGCATAAGCTATATAGTGTCTATATGCATCATAGCCAGAAGGGGGCATTGTGGGAGTTGGATAGTTTTGTGGTAACTGAGTAGTAGTGAATGGTGAAAAGCGTGAAACTGAATACTGAGAAACTGAAGTGGGAGGCAAATTAGGAAGAGAAGGTGGTGCTGATGGGATTAGAGATACTGATGGAACAGATCGTTCTGGTGTGTCAGCAGAATTATCTTGCCCCACAGTTTTGCTTTTAATGCGCTCAGATTTTGAAACAGAGGAAGTATCTTTAGATGATGGGTAAGAACCAGAAGGTGAAAGAGAGCGCTTCTGGCTTGACTCTGGAGAACGAGTGTCACTTCGACTACGGCGCAGCTCCCGAGAGTCTGTTTTACGAGAAACTACTGAATGACGATCAGGAGAACGAGATCTTTTTTTCCCATGGAGCCGTTCCTGTGTGCGGGCAGCGAGCTTACCAATTTCAGCCACCCCAATGTCAAGACCAATAGTTTTGAGCAAGTCATGGATCTTCTCATATTCTGGTCTGAACTCCTCTGAAGTGTCTGGTTTTACAGAGGGAGTAGGAGAAGATGGGGAGCTTACTTTCTGACTTAGAGGTTCTTTCACACTAGTCATCGTTAGCTTTTGAATAGAGGGTGAGTTGATCTTTTGAGAAGGGGGGGAGCTGATGTTCTGAGTAGAAAGGGAGTCATCCTCATCATCACCATAAAGAAATTTCTCTTCATCCTCAATGTCAGGAAAGCTGCGTCTTCTCTTTTCTTGAGTGCTAGTCGAATCTGCCATCATGCCCAGAATGCGTGAAAAGCCACTCCCATCCTGGCTAGCTCTTTCATGAGGAAGCAAGAAGTCACTATGCCGGTCAACAGGCTCTGATGTAGACTCATTACactctttttgttttaaaaagctttcaaaaTTCTGTTCACCAGGGAAAGTGTTTTGTTGTAGGCCAGAATATGGTCTCCAATCACACACATTCCCTTGAGACTCCGTGCTTGCAGATTCTGCAACTGCATTTTTGTTAAATTGTTTGAGGAAATTTTCCACCTCAGATGAAAAAGGGGTAATGCAGCTACGCTGGGGCAAAGAAGGATGACTTGAAAGAGCAGGTTCTTTGACAGAGGCAGAACTGCAAGGAAATACttcaggctaaaaaaaaaaaagaatagtcACTTGTTACTACATTTTAGAAGGAGGCTAATCAGTATTCAATCAATGTTAACACAAATGTTTTCATATATAAAGTTATTACAACAAACCATTTAGAAAATGAGCATAAAATTGTAAGGAGATAAATAAGGGACTGAAGGAGACACAGTAGATGCCAAGTATGATGCTGCTATTTTTACATATTGTGGACAAGGTATGACTGTAGATGAGACAAAAGTAGGCGGAGgggctctgtgtatgtgtgtgtgtttgtgtgtatcagtttcagttctttaaaattttaaggttttaatttgtaggtgatttttaaattgttaaattgttttaagtttttgtaaatattttaacttgtttaaataaataaataaataaacaaacaaacaaaccaaacaaaccaataaatcTCCATCCATGTTTCCACCCATACCGATTCAGAATGAAGGAAAGGCAAAGGCTTTGTGGTGACATTGACACTGGAACagtcaaatctgattggctatccAGCACCATGATGTCATTACACTCACTCCATGAATAGCTGGGATCACAAAACAAAGAGTGTGGGGGGAGAGGCTCTGAAAGAACAGtggaaaatggggggaggggagaaaagataGCAGCTATAGTGCAAACATCCACAAACTGATACCAAAAAAAAGTATATTTAGAAGTTTTGTGGAAATATTTTAAGCTTCCCCAAAATGGTTCACAAGCCAACATTCTGCACAGTTGTAGTTATGATAGCTGCACGAGAAACATTTATACAAGCGCACACTACAGTTTTTAGCAATCTCCTGGACCAATATTTTTGTCTGTGTTGAGCTCTAAGGCAGTAAGAGAGATGGCCAAGAGAGATGCCAAATAAAGCAACATGGACCAACACCATATTTTTTGAAAGGCGATTTGTAACACTAATATTGGGCTAACCTTAGCTTCAAGCAGATAAATGTTCTGTGCTAAAAAGCCCAAGCCTGCAAAACAAAGCTGAGAACTCTTTTGTTCACCATAACCCATATATAACCTACTGCTTTTTAATGTACATTGTACCAAGTGCAGCTATGCAGAGTTAACCCTTAGTAGTAGTGTACAACATTCAGAGATGCCAATATAGTGCTCCAATTCATCTACTATTCGTTATTCGGCTATAAAGTACAAAATATAATGTTCAGATTTAATATCCTGTTGAACAGGATAAGCACTCTGCCATTTAGGTGAAGTAGGATGTTTGAAGCTTCATGTAAAAAACTGAACTAATTTTGCATCCATCAGAAAATATGGATTTTGTTGTAAAATTTAATCCACTACATGTCACTTAACCAATTCATTTCATTCTTCTCTGAGAAACCTCTAGCTCACAACAGTCAAAATACAACTGAGGAATTCTGATATTCTGAATTTTAAAACTAGCAAAATGTGCTGATTCCGAAACAATGTGATCTAAAATGCTGGTTATACTATGAACTGTGCAAGTTCAACTCTATAACAGTGCAGGGTACCCTGGATAttgttttgagaacatttgtcccatcatgggtgggtgggtggggggggggagtctgaaaAACAGACTTACATTCTATATTAAAATTTCAGATTAAataagcagcagcaaaatgcaaaCTGTCAGTTTAACAAGCAGTGAGAAGAACAAAGATCAAACCTGCACAGAAGAATCATCCACTCTTTTCTTCAGGATAGATTTTTTGGGCATTGCTGGTGCTTCATCTGGTCTATAGAGGTATCGTGGTTCAGGAGACTGTACTGGGTTAGTCAAGCCAGGGATcacacagccactgccagtcagttctCGACTCAAATTTCTGCTCtgttcctccttctctctttttctcctagCACTTTCAAGTTCACGGAAATCTTCATCCAGGTATGTTGGGCTTGGGCTCCTACTACGTTTACGGTAATTTCGTGTTCCTGGCAAGAAACCCTGAGGATCTATGCTCACATCAAGCAGTCTGTCATCTCTGTCGTATCGAGGGCGttttatttctctccctctctcctctgatGAATATAAGGACTTCCTAAGGACTTCACCATCCCTGTCACGTTCTCTTGATAGATCCTGTAGATTGTCATATTTCATGCCATAGTCTGATTGGTGGAGGAAAATATCCCTATTGCGATAGTCCTCATCATGTCTCATACTGAAAGGACTAGAAGGGCTTTCCTCATGAGACGGATACCGCTCAGGGCTTCGAGGATGTGAAAGACCTCTGCTAAATATTGGACCATCAGCCAAATCATCCCTGATGAGAGAAGCACATAGGTTACAACGAAATCAGAAACTTGAATAATATGCTGAGCTTGGCACAAAGTGAACTGCCAAGCTTCCAAAACCAACAAATACTACTTGCTATGAACTCAACATAGTTGGGTCTGGagaccagggaggagagctggtcttgtggtagcaagcatgacttgtccccttagctaagcagggtctgccctggttgcatatgaaagggagactagaagtgtgagcactgcaagatattcccctcaggggatggagccgctctgggaagagcagaaggtttcaagttccctccctggcttctccaagataggactgagagagattcctgcctgcaaccttggagatgccgctgccagtctgtgaagacaagactgagctggatagaccaatggtatgactcagtatatggcagcttcctatgttcctatgcatattCAGCAACAGCATCATCCCCACTTTCTGAAATATTTGAGGCAGGAGTAACCTCCCCcccaaagaaattattattatggcTGTCATTAGAATATAATTATTTATATCATTTTAATATGCAGTACTATATAATTTTACTCACCTAGACCCCGATCATCAGGATCTCTGCTTTATCCAAGAACTAACTCCAAAACTCTGAATGGTAACTGTTGCTGTAGGATCGCCATAGCTTCCATACTAGCAAAGGCAGAACTCTTTCCAACCTTCAGATCTCTTCTACTGAACCTGCCCAACTTATCCCTTCTGTTATCCAGATGTCTCAGATATTATTTTACACATAGTTAAATTAATGCCACCCAGTGAAGAACTTATTTAAATTaagaatttaaataattttaataataccattcaaatatttattcatatatatttttatttttttatgagaaaaaacaggttgcttacctgtaacttatgatctggatgtgatccgttgtattcataagaactgggtttctgcgcctgcgcagggacctcctgggctgactagctagctcctctttgcgccccgcccgtctgcacgtgccttgcagcttccgttagaatcgatggttggggcgcctctccttcagatttctcgcagaccgccataTAAATGACGATCCACACACCAGCATCCACTAGTCCAGGCAttctgcagcggggccggctgggagggacttatgaatacaacggatcacatccagatcataagttacaggtaagcaacctgtttatctggattgtgatccattgtatccataagaactgggtgtttagcaagctaccccataaggaggcgggtgcagatgacccccagctatgccaacacacgtttcaacactgatcttccaaaattcgcctccctagccatccgcagatccaaagcataatgcttcacgaatggtagatgcgatgaccatgtcgccgccaggcagacatctgccattttaatgcctgacagatgtgccgcagacattgcgtagg encodes:
- the ZNF318 gene encoding zinc finger protein 318 isoform X4 is translated as MYRTSGGRSSRSSSSRCKESSSSGSRNSRSGTSASGSTRGRSPRRSRSPSPRGRRHRSPSSSRSSRRSPSPRRTSRRRSPSRHSHSPSKRSRSPGRHSFSPGRHSFSPGRHSFSPGRRSRSPGRRSRSPGRRSRSPGRRSTSRHSESSVEQGLRITVGNDRYGVDTPERRRLSDRLGSPVDSLSDVDRDDLADGPIFSRGLSHPRSPERYPSHEESPSSPFSMRHDEDYRNRDIFLHQSDYGMKYDNLQDLSRERDRDGEVLRKSLYSSEERGREIKRPRYDRDDRLLDVSIDPQGFLPGTRNYRKRSRSPSPTYLDEDFRELESARRKREKEEQSRNLSRELTGSGCVIPGLTNPVQSPEPRYLYRPDEAPAMPKKSILKKRVDDSSVQPEVFPCSSASVKEPALSSHPSLPQRSCITPFSSEVENFLKQFNKNAVAESASTESQGNVCDWRPYSGLQQNTFPGEQNFESFLKQKECNESTSEPVDRHSDFLLPHERASQDGSGFSRILGMMADSTSTQEKRRRSFPDIEDEEKFLYGDDEDDSLSTQNISSPPSQKINSPSIQKLTMTSVKEPLSQKVSSPSSPTPSVKPDTSEEFRPEYEKIHDLLKTIGLDIGVAEIGKLAARTQERLHGKKRSRSPDRHSVVSRKTDSRELRRSRSDTRSPESSQKRSLSPSGSYPSSKDTSSVSKSERIKSKTVGQDNSADTPERSVPSVSLIPSAPPSLPNLPPTSVSQYSVSRFSPFTTTQLPQNYPTPTMPPSGYDAYRHYIAYAASGWPMYAPPQQAEPALSDVQGLVTLTMPPNSKRPNLRVIETVSTEKIPVVDSFHRQAPESKKEDSVHMQIPTITAYSRLPPQHPQPSFKSSTERISDEKNRASQKQKVIEEREKLKAEQEARQKKLQYLKTELDRLSKQQGEMLRKKRREKDGHKDPLLVEVNRLQENIVKEIAQLQTNAEAAEKKQSELDKVAQILGINIFEKSRKQSTENKDTSEKNKSENAKSQEKTSSSIKVKF